One segment of Candidatus Stygibacter australis DNA contains the following:
- a CDS encoding DUF721 domain-containing protein, whose translation MAFRATGDFLYDLIIRIAGEDNKDYTTILMGWKKIVGKSVAEKAKPVKYENNVLKVTVSNNIWLQEMILYKHKIRAKYRKKYGLDIQDIIFFVKT comes from the coding sequence ATGGCTTTTCGGGCTACCGGTGATTTTCTATATGATCTGATTATCAGAATTGCCGGAGAAGACAACAAAGATTATACCACTATTCTGATGGGATGGAAGAAAATAGTTGGTAAATCTGTTGCTGAAAAAGCAAAACCTGTTAAATATGAAAATAATGTCCTGAAAGTTACTGTATCCAATAATATCTGGTTACAGGAAATGATTCTGTACAAGCATAAGATCCGGGCTAAATACCGGAAAAAATATGGTTTAGATATTCAGGATATTATCTTTTTCGTTAAAACTTAG
- the rplI gene encoding 50S ribosomal protein L9 — protein MKVILKQDINKKGQAGDVIKVADGFARNYLLPRGIAIVANTYNLSKVEAIRKDAELARLELENKYKAIAAQVADVILTFKRKADEQEHLFGSVSENDIADVLAEKGLEVHRSNIKMENHLKSIGEFQVAISFPGDINSSLKVVVEKDQ, from the coding sequence ATGAAAGTAATATTAAAACAAGATATAAACAAAAAGGGACAGGCGGGTGACGTTATCAAAGTCGCTGACGGCTTTGCGCGTAATTATCTGCTTCCCAGAGGTATTGCCATTGTAGCAAATACCTATAATCTCTCAAAAGTGGAAGCCATTCGCAAAGATGCTGAATTGGCTCGCCTGGAACTGGAGAACAAATATAAAGCTATAGCTGCTCAAGTGGCTGATGTCATTCTCACATTTAAAAGAAAAGCCGATGAACAAGAACATTTATTTGGCTCAGTTTCTGAAAACGACATTGCTGATGTTTTAGCAGAAAAAGGTCTTGAAGTTCATAGGTCTAATATCAAAATGGAAAATCACCTGAAAAGTATTGGTGAATTCCAGGTTGCAATTTCTTTCCCTGGAGATATTAATTCTTCTCTGAAAGTTGTAGTAGAAAAAGACCAATAA
- a CDS encoding RNA methyltransferase, translating into MNKPNIYLALIHHPVINKFGDIITTSITNLDIHDISRSCLTFEVKNFFIVTPLSSQKEMISRIMKFWQTEAASNYNAFRSQALNIVRHADTFDDVIKYIQKQESNDPVVVGTTAIERNDQINYGDFCKNYLAGSSPVLLLFGTGNGLAQSILSECDLILKPVYGSGQYNHLSVRSAAAIILDRLTSEK; encoded by the coding sequence ATGAATAAACCTAATATCTATCTGGCTTTGATACATCATCCAGTAATTAATAAATTTGGTGATATTATCACTACCTCAATCACCAACCTGGATATTCACGATATATCTCGATCCTGCCTTACTTTTGAGGTTAAGAATTTCTTTATTGTCACTCCGCTTTCCAGTCAGAAAGAGATGATCAGCAGAATTATGAAATTCTGGCAGACTGAAGCTGCAAGTAATTACAATGCTTTCCGCTCTCAGGCTTTAAATATTGTCAGACATGCTGATACTTTTGATGACGTGATTAAGTATATACAAAAACAGGAAAGCAACGATCCAGTAGTCGTCGGCACAACCGCTATTGAAAGAAATGACCAGATCAATTATGGTGATTTCTGTAAAAATTACTTAGCAGGCTCATCTCCCGTTTTACTGCTTTTTGGTACCGGGAATGGCTTGGCTCAATCAATATTGTCCGAGTGTGACCTGATTTTGAAACCTGTTTATGGTTCTGGTCAATATAATCACCTCTCGGTGAGAAGTGCTGCTGCTATTATCCTGGACCGTTTGACTTCCGAAAAATAA
- the efp gene encoding elongation factor P, whose amino-acid sequence MATTSDIRNGMIIDFKNGLYEIVEFQHVKPGKGAAFVRTKLKNIRTGKVIDNTFRTSEKLDEVRVEKHKKEYLYFDGTFYVFMDSTTYEQLNVPPETIGNAEKFLVDNMEVAMKLGPTGEILGIELPIVVEQAIEECEPNVRGNSASVSGKKATTDRGLDLTVPFFIEVGDKVRIDTRTGEYIERV is encoded by the coding sequence ATGGCAACTACATCAGATATCAGAAACGGAATGATCATCGATTTTAAAAATGGTCTTTATGAGATAGTTGAATTTCAGCATGTAAAGCCAGGTAAAGGTGCAGCTTTTGTACGCACAAAGCTGAAAAATATCAGAACTGGTAAAGTTATAGATAATACATTTCGGACAAGTGAGAAGCTGGACGAAGTTCGGGTGGAAAAGCACAAGAAGGAATATTTATATTTTGATGGTACTTTTTACGTATTTATGGACAGCACCACTTATGAGCAATTGAATGTACCCCCTGAAACGATAGGGAATGCAGAAAAATTTTTAGTAGATAATATGGAAGTAGCGATGAAGCTTGGACCGACAGGCGAGATTTTAGGCATCGAGTTACCGATAGTGGTGGAGCAGGCCATTGAGGAATGCGAGCCCAATGTGAGGGGTAATTCGGCTTCCGTAAGTGGCAAGAAAGCGACGACCGACCGTGGTTTAGACCTGACAGTCCCCTTTTTCATAGAAGTGGGCGATAAGGTACGTATAGACACCAGGACGGGAGAATACATAGAAAGAGTATAA
- the rpe gene encoding ribulose-phosphate 3-epimerase codes for MKIAPSILSADFLNLERELKKVIKAGADILHLDVMDGHFVPNLTFGYPLIKKLRQNFDIPLDAHLMITNPESYIPLLAEIGVDFISIHQETVYHLHRYIQMIKDYGIKAGIALNPSTPVSTIFPIIEHLDFVLIMSVNPGFGGQKFLPLVLRKISELRNKAEQLNPDLLIEVDGGVNHINAAELKKAGADILVAGSYIFDSEDPSIPINLLKNL; via the coding sequence ATGAAAATAGCTCCTTCAATACTCTCGGCTGATTTCCTCAATCTTGAGCGTGAGCTCAAAAAGGTGATCAAAGCTGGAGCAGACATATTACATCTTGATGTTATGGATGGGCATTTTGTTCCCAATCTTACATTTGGATACCCCTTGATCAAAAAGCTCAGACAAAATTTTGATATTCCACTGGATGCTCATTTAATGATCACAAATCCTGAAAGCTATATTCCGCTTCTGGCTGAAATCGGAGTGGATTTCATTTCTATTCATCAGGAAACAGTATATCACCTGCATCGCTATATTCAAATGATCAAGGATTATGGAATCAAAGCCGGGATTGCCTTAAATCCCTCTACCCCGGTTTCTACTATATTCCCAATCATCGAGCATCTTGATTTTGTGCTCATTATGAGCGTAAATCCTGGGTTTGGAGGTCAAAAATTCCTTCCCCTGGTTCTAAGAAAAATCTCTGAACTTAGGAATAAAGCTGAACAATTGAATCCAGATCTGTTAATTGAAGTTGATGGTGGAGTTAATCATATAAATGCTGCTGAACTAAAGAAAGCAGGGGCAGATATTCTGGTTGCCGGGTCATATATATTCGACTCGGAAGATCCATCTATCCCCATTAACCTGCTTAAAAATCTATAG
- a CDS encoding KH domain-containing protein: MKELIEFVVKALVDDPATIEVTEVAGDKVTIFELRADKADIGKIIGKKGRTAGAIRTILNAVSARQGKRAVLEIIE; encoded by the coding sequence ATGAAAGAACTGATCGAATTTGTCGTGAAAGCTCTGGTAGACGATCCAGCTACTATCGAAGTTACTGAAGTAGCCGGAGATAAAGTGACAATCTTCGAACTTAGAGCAGATAAAGCAGATATCGGTAAGATCATTGGTAAAAAAGGACGCACCGCTGGTGCTATTCGTACCATCCTCAACGCCGTTTCTGCAAGACAAGGAAAGCGTGCTGTTCTCGAAATTATCGAGTAA
- the trmD gene encoding tRNA (guanosine(37)-N1)-methyltransferase TrmD: protein MIIDVITLFPEMFSSFLQSSIVNRAIKAKAVEVRFTQLRDFGIGNYNQVDDYPYGGGAGMVLKPEPVYQALQALKFQQNKRPVIFFTPQAPLLKQTDVNRLCQTEQLIIICGHYKGIDQRVRDAYVTEEFSIGDYVLTGGELPAMVFIDAVARLQDEVLGDMESALTDSHQDGLLGCPQYTRPAVFNQMTVPDVLTSGDHKKISQWRQDKAWELTKKIRPDLIDE from the coding sequence ATGATTATTGATGTCATCACTCTCTTTCCTGAAATGTTTTCCTCATTTCTGCAAAGCAGCATCGTTAATCGAGCTATCAAAGCCAAAGCTGTTGAAGTGAGATTCACTCAACTCAGGGATTTTGGTATTGGAAATTATAACCAGGTGGATGATTATCCCTATGGGGGTGGTGCTGGTATGGTGTTGAAACCAGAACCGGTCTATCAGGCACTGCAAGCATTAAAGTTTCAGCAGAATAAGCGCCCTGTTATTTTCTTTACACCACAGGCACCTTTGCTCAAACAAACTGACGTGAACCGGCTTTGCCAGACTGAACAGCTTATCATCATCTGTGGACATTATAAAGGTATTGATCAACGGGTTAGAGACGCATATGTAACCGAAGAATTCTCTATAGGTGATTATGTACTCACAGGCGGAGAACTTCCAGCCATGGTCTTTATAGATGCCGTAGCGAGGTTGCAGGATGAAGTGCTGGGTGATATGGAATCTGCTCTTACGGATTCACATCAGGACGGATTACTGGGTTGCCCCCAATATACAAGACCTGCTGTGTTCAATCAGATGACTGTTCCCGATGTTCTTACCAGTGGAGATCATAAAAAAATCTCTCAGTGGAGACAGGATAAAGCCTGGGAACTTACAAAAAAGATCAGACCAGATTTAATCGATGAATAA
- the rplS gene encoding 50S ribosomal protein L19: protein MNIIHEATADQLRTDHPEFRVGDTIKVHYLIKEGSKERIQVFQGIVMQRRGEKVSQSFTVRKISNGVAVERVFPFHSPHVSKIEVIRFGRVRRAKLFYLRRVKGKAARVKEKKRY from the coding sequence ATGAATATTATTCATGAAGCTACTGCTGATCAGCTGAGAACTGATCACCCCGAATTCCGAGTCGGTGATACTATCAAGGTTCACTATCTAATCAAAGAAGGCTCAAAAGAAAGAATTCAGGTTTTCCAAGGTATCGTGATGCAAAGAAGAGGTGAAAAAGTCTCTCAATCATTTACGGTGCGTAAGATAAGCAATGGCGTTGCTGTAGAAAGGGTTTTCCCCTTTCATTCCCCACACGTAAGCAAAATTGAAGTGATCAGATTTGGTCGCGTTAGACGTGCAAAACTTTTCTATCTCAGAAGAGTGAAAGGTAAAGCTGCTCGTGTGAAGGAAAAGAAACGCTATTAA
- the ffh gene encoding signal recognition particle protein, with protein sequence MFNSLQERFDVIFRKLKGKGKLNEDNIKDAMREIRRALLEADVNFKIVKNFVAQVSEKAVGQEVMKSLTPGHQVVKIVHEQLIHLMGTENFKFTLNDNKINKIMMVGLQGSGKTTTAAKLANLGRKKFKGIEPTLVACDVYRPAAIEQLTVLGKQLDIPTFTIDTKNVVKIAKKALKQAENDNHNLMIFDTAGRLHIDQVLMKELRDLKQAIQPDYIFFVADAMTGQDAVNIAREFNQQLEFDGVILTKMDSDARGGAALSIKAVTGKPVVFIGAGEKVSDLEEFYPKRMADRILGMGDVLSLIEKAETAIDEEEALKLADKMKKNQFNLTDFLNQLAQIKKMGPMDQLLGMLPGMNNNAMKNIKVDDNEMGKIEAIILSMTPRERDKPALINGSRRLRIANGSGTTVQHVNRLLKQFEQMKKMMKKFSSPKFMKSGMLPF encoded by the coding sequence ATGTTTAATAGTCTCCAGGAAAGATTTGATGTGATTTTCCGAAAACTGAAAGGTAAAGGAAAACTCAATGAAGATAACATCAAAGATGCAATGCGCGAAATAAGACGGGCTTTACTGGAAGCTGATGTTAATTTTAAAATAGTAAAAAACTTTGTTGCTCAGGTTTCTGAAAAGGCAGTGGGACAGGAAGTTATGAAAAGTCTCACTCCTGGTCACCAAGTTGTGAAGATTGTTCACGAGCAATTGATACATCTGATGGGTACTGAGAATTTTAAATTTACTCTTAATGACAATAAGATCAATAAAATTATGATGGTTGGTTTGCAGGGTTCTGGTAAAACCACAACAGCTGCTAAGCTTGCAAATCTCGGCAGAAAAAAGTTCAAAGGTATAGAACCCACTCTTGTGGCTTGTGATGTTTATCGTCCTGCAGCTATTGAGCAATTAACTGTTTTAGGAAAACAACTGGATATCCCCACTTTCACCATAGATACCAAAAATGTTGTTAAAATTGCCAAGAAAGCCTTGAAACAGGCCGAAAACGATAATCATAATCTCATGATCTTTGATACTGCCGGAAGACTTCATATCGATCAAGTGCTTATGAAAGAGCTTAGAGACCTGAAACAGGCTATCCAGCCAGATTATATCTTTTTTGTGGCTGACGCAATGACCGGACAGGATGCTGTTAATATCGCTCGAGAGTTCAATCAGCAACTGGAATTTGATGGAGTGATCCTCACCAAAATGGATAGTGATGCCAGAGGTGGAGCAGCTCTTTCCATAAAAGCAGTTACTGGGAAACCAGTTGTTTTTATTGGAGCAGGAGAAAAGGTCAGTGATCTGGAAGAATTCTATCCCAAGCGGATGGCTGATCGTATTCTTGGTATGGGAGATGTGTTATCTCTCATAGAAAAGGCTGAAACAGCCATTGATGAAGAAGAAGCCCTTAAATTAGCTGATAAAATGAAGAAAAATCAGTTCAATTTAACTGATTTTCTCAACCAGTTAGCTCAAATTAAAAAAATGGGTCCCATGGATCAGCTTCTGGGTATGCTGCCCGGAATGAATAATAATGCCATGAAAAACATTAAAGTTGATGATAATGAAATGGGGAAAATTGAAGCAATTATCCTCTCGATGACTCCTCGTGAGAGAGATAAACCAGCCCTGATAAACGGCAGCAGAAGATTACGCATTGCCAACGGCAGTGGAACTACAGTACAACATGTGAATCGCCTGCTTAAGCAATTTGAGCAAATGAAGAAGATGATGAAAAAATTTAGCAGCCCTAAGTTTATGAAAAGTGGTATGTTGCCTTTTTAA
- a CDS encoding DUF2232 domain-containing protein, translated as YQKQNIAYFATFAVSSLLSVFLIAAGKTSLALMDTVWGIGLTALIFFYYLKSTHNYHTAFMYSSGNGVLYGFVRQLLYGQFINDQISESSYQSLEMMKEMFKDNPEFLTLAEQSTQTSVTFFHNHGTAIWFMVIFFALYLGSLWLSARTKTNWNHAAFALPYWSAYLLISAMLFFLIPATRTTGANLLLIILPCFLIQGIAVSFYFWKFTTTSNRFVLFLIISVILLNYILILLLILLGIADLWLQFRQKHQQKLKSM; from the coding sequence ATTATCAAAAACAGAATATTGCCTATTTTGCAACCTTTGCAGTTTCATCACTGCTATCGGTATTTTTGATTGCTGCGGGAAAGACATCACTTGCTTTGATGGATACTGTGTGGGGAATTGGTCTTACTGCCCTGATATTTTTTTATTATCTTAAAAGTACTCACAATTACCACACAGCTTTTATGTATAGCTCAGGAAATGGTGTCTTATATGGATTTGTCAGACAATTGCTGTATGGGCAGTTCATAAATGATCAAATCAGTGAAAGTAGTTATCAAAGTCTGGAAATGATGAAAGAGATGTTCAAGGACAATCCAGAGTTCTTAACCCTGGCGGAACAATCTACCCAAACCAGTGTCACATTTTTTCATAATCACGGAACAGCTATCTGGTTTATGGTGATTTTCTTTGCTCTTTATCTGGGCTCACTCTGGCTTTCTGCCAGAACAAAAACTAACTGGAATCATGCTGCATTTGCTCTGCCATACTGGTCTGCTTATCTGCTTATTTCAGCTATGCTTTTCTTTTTGATACCTGCAACGAGAACAACAGGAGCAAATCTTTTACTCATAATATTGCCATGTTTCTTGATTCAGGGTATTGCAGTTTCCTTTTATTTCTGGAAATTTACAACAACCAGCAATCGATTTGTGCTTTTCTTAATAATTTCAGTTATATTACTGAATTATATTCTTATTCTCTTACTGATTTTGCTTGGTATTGCTGATCTCTGGTTACAATTCCGGCAAAAGCATCAGCAAAAATTGAAGTCGATGTAA